The following coding sequences lie in one Vibrio splendidus genomic window:
- a CDS encoding SPOR domain-containing protein: protein MKKFAIVTLPLLLAACVSDDYVTNVTSDSYQEEYKTAKVEAPVVSQSEQTGVVEENVVNVIRTEPVEQKVTQTTKAKPVAVVTGPTKKQQDMNQRFGYTVQVVAVGSQSKVDSFVKMLPTTSQPVWENYKMVNGTKWFTVLYGDYATRLEAKKAISTLPTTFQNLKPFVKSIDDIKNSEYPTLNKLN from the coding sequence ATGAAAAAATTTGCAATTGTGACTTTGCCACTGCTCTTGGCTGCATGTGTATCTGACGACTACGTTACAAATGTAACTTCAGATAGTTATCAAGAAGAGTACAAAACGGCAAAAGTTGAAGCTCCAGTTGTATCTCAATCTGAGCAAACAGGCGTTGTTGAAGAAAACGTTGTCAACGTGATCAGAACCGAACCTGTTGAGCAGAAAGTCACTCAAACGACTAAAGCTAAGCCAGTTGCAGTAGTGACAGGCCCAACGAAGAAACAACAAGATATGAACCAGCGTTTTGGTTACACGGTTCAAGTTGTTGCTGTTGGCAGCCAGAGTAAAGTCGATTCTTTCGTGAAAATGCTACCTACGACTTCTCAACCAGTTTGGGAAAACTACAAAATGGTTAACGGCACTAAGTGGTTCACCGTACTTTACGGTGATTACGCAACACGCTTAGAAGCTAAAAAGGCAATCTCAACGCTGCCAACCACTTTCCAAAACTTGAAGCCGTTTGTTAAGAGTATTGATGACATCAAGAACTCTGAATACCCAACGCTTAACAAGTTGAACTAA
- a CDS encoding LysR family transcriptional regulator, translating into MHSPITLEALHILDAIDRRGSFAAAANELDRAPSSLSYQIQKLEQDLDIMIFDRSGHRANFTEAGQLILEQGRIILGATEQLVNDASILANGWELDLTIAFDGIIPIANFFPLVDELGKISKTRVRLQEEILAGCWESLTDGRADLLVCPKLDTIPNDMKSDIIGKMEMVWVAATNHYVHKRSGDFDQKARESYRVIAIADTARDQPALSRNILEKQPRLTVTSFPAKVEALTTGLGIGTLPSSIAKPLIESGVLQQISGTEPQPIDIVMAWRRNKMGDAKSWCIQHLKKTWALK; encoded by the coding sequence ATGCATAGTCCAATAACACTTGAAGCATTACACATATTAGATGCCATTGATCGTCGTGGGAGTTTCGCAGCTGCAGCGAATGAACTGGACCGAGCGCCTTCTTCATTGAGTTATCAAATCCAGAAGTTAGAGCAAGACTTAGATATCATGATTTTTGATCGCTCAGGCCACCGTGCAAATTTCACGGAAGCGGGGCAGTTAATATTAGAGCAAGGTAGAATCATTCTTGGTGCCACTGAACAACTCGTTAACGATGCGAGTATTCTTGCTAATGGCTGGGAGCTAGATTTAACCATTGCCTTTGATGGCATCATTCCTATTGCCAATTTCTTCCCGTTGGTCGACGAACTAGGGAAAATCAGCAAAACACGTGTTCGCTTACAAGAAGAGATCTTAGCCGGATGTTGGGAATCCCTGACAGATGGCCGAGCCGATCTATTGGTATGTCCCAAGCTCGACACGATTCCAAACGATATGAAAAGTGACATCATTGGTAAGATGGAAATGGTATGGGTCGCTGCAACAAACCACTACGTGCATAAGCGCTCTGGCGATTTCGATCAAAAAGCGAGGGAAAGTTACAGGGTTATTGCAATTGCGGATACTGCACGCGATCAACCAGCGTTAAGTCGCAACATTCTAGAGAAACAACCTCGTTTAACCGTAACAAGCTTCCCTGCAAAGGTGGAGGCTCTAACAACTGGATTAGGGATTGGCACCTTGCCGAGTAGTATTGCTAAGCCGCTGATTGAATCTGGCGTTCTACAGCAGATTTCGGGTACAGAACCACAGCCGATCGATATCGTCATGGCTTGGCGACGCAACAAAATGGGCGACGCCAAGTCTTGGTGTATCCAACATCTTAAAAAGACATGGGCGTTAAAGTAA
- a CDS encoding tyrosine-type recombinase/integrase: MRKKVPILTDSVTINSFVEKLNRHATIEIIDELTGYQYSRNSLLGIYSDWNRYHAFCTKNRINTLPASITAVRRFLETESSDRKYASLKRYTATLSLLHTVLSFANPIKHRQVRFALLHLQAQMAGDAKQTNAMTSTHLAELNTLLSNEKSSLKEIRDIAIYNVMFECALKRSELKALSMGNVECVENDYQITIKDSVYRLSQVASAALQRWFAFTGTQDELPVFRAIDKHENISLQPLDDSSIYRILRSASDLLQLAENHHFSGNSIRVGAAQELSKQGLKVREIQDFGRWLSPAMPAQYVGYSGTAESEKMKFKTLVPWQ, translated from the coding sequence TTGCGAAAAAAAGTCCCTATTTTAACCGACTCTGTGACAATTAATTCATTTGTTGAAAAATTGAACAGGCACGCGACAATTGAAATTATAGATGAGTTAACAGGATATCAGTACTCTCGTAACTCACTGCTGGGTATCTACAGTGATTGGAATCGCTACCATGCGTTCTGTACTAAAAACCGTATCAACACACTCCCAGCCTCTATTACTGCTGTTCGTCGTTTTCTTGAGACGGAATCCAGTGACAGAAAATACGCATCTTTAAAACGTTACACTGCAACGCTTAGCTTGTTGCATACTGTGTTGAGCTTTGCCAACCCAATCAAGCATAGACAAGTTCGTTTTGCCCTGCTCCACTTGCAAGCTCAAATGGCCGGCGACGCTAAGCAAACCAATGCCATGACATCTACACACCTCGCTGAGTTAAACACGTTACTTTCAAATGAGAAATCGAGCTTAAAAGAGATCAGAGATATCGCCATTTATAATGTGATGTTTGAGTGTGCTTTAAAACGGTCAGAACTTAAGGCGTTATCAATGGGTAATGTCGAGTGCGTTGAAAACGATTACCAGATTACAATAAAAGATTCAGTGTATCGGCTGTCGCAAGTAGCAAGTGCTGCACTTCAGCGTTGGTTTGCGTTTACTGGGACACAAGACGAGTTACCCGTGTTTCGTGCTATAGACAAGCATGAGAACATTAGTCTGCAACCTTTAGATGATTCGTCGATCTATAGGATATTAAGAAGTGCAAGCGACTTACTTCAACTCGCAGAAAACCACCATTTTTCAGGGAATTCGATTCGTGTGGGTGCCGCACAAGAGTTGTCAAAACAAGGTCTTAAGGTGAGGGAGATTCAGGATTTTGGTCGTTGGCTCAGCCCTGCAATGCCTGCGCAATATGTGGGTTATTCGGGGACGGCTGAGAGTGAGAAGATGAAGTTTAAAACACTAGTGCCTTGGCAATAA
- a CDS encoding DUF3693 domain-containing protein, whose product MYQNKLLDAYKEAQNYVQDKQIAHDLALSRQKISAIRSGARYLTETEALFIAERIGLSEEEVLVYLAADRSKNHKAQVAWQNIAKKFNGLNMSGVSMACGGLALWMVPTQEALAQCVLCTLC is encoded by the coding sequence ATGTACCAAAATAAACTGTTAGATGCCTATAAAGAGGCTCAAAACTACGTACAAGATAAGCAGATTGCTCATGACTTAGCGTTAAGTCGTCAGAAGATAAGTGCAATTAGAAGCGGAGCTCGCTATCTAACTGAAACTGAAGCACTTTTTATTGCTGAAAGGATTGGTTTGTCTGAAGAAGAAGTCTTAGTGTACTTAGCCGCTGACCGCAGCAAAAATCATAAGGCTCAGGTGGCTTGGCAGAACATCGCAAAAAAGTTTAACGGGCTTAATATGTCAGGTGTATCAATGGCTTGTGGTGGTTTGGCGTTATGGATGGTGCCTACTCAAGAAGCCCTAGCTCAGTGCGTATTATGTACGTTATGTTAA
- a CDS encoding bifunctional acetate--CoA ligase family protein/GNAT family N-acetyltransferase: MNHLDPLLKPRSIAVVGASQRETRAGYIVMNNLLHGDFKGAVMPVTPKYDSVAGVLSYKNILSLPIVPDLAILCTNATRNVAIFEELAEKGIASVIVLSSDMQQQSDNGETYDARCLAIAKKHNIRVLGSNSLGIIVPWLNLNASFSPVTALPGKIAFVSQSAAVCTTILDWANDKEIGFSAFISIGNGSDIEFSELLDYLSTDSHTEAILLYVDSITDARRFISAARAASRNRRILVLKGGRTAKGRAAAMAHTGGADTLDIIYDSAIRRSGMLRVKNLHELFAAVETLTHSVPLRGERLAIVTNGGGPAIMAVDTLFDRGGKLAELSEDTLDKLSKVLPSSWSHSNPIDIVGDAGDQRYIDTINILLDGDEADAILIMHSPSAVAHSAKTAERIIEAIKKHPRHKRFNILTNWSGELTARPARKLFTEAGFPTYRTPESSVVAFMHLVEYRRNQRQLMETPTTAEKVHIEDLADAKNWIERQLLDKETVSLDTHQNSQFFKHFNLDVLPTWIASDPSEAVHIAETIGYPVAVKLRSPDIAHKSDVQGVMLNLRNSSEVANAAQAILDRSQLSFPTAHIHGLLIQGMAKLAGGQELRVKVTTDETFGPIILLGQGGSEWDESIDAAAAFPPLNMTLARYLIIRAIKSGKIRLQKLPNPIDIEGLSELLVRISQMVVDCPEIHDLDIHPVLANGDKFTILDADIILKAYEGDPQERLAIRPYPVELEENIVLKDGTEVLLRPILPEDEPLHADFINRVSKEDLYKRFFSDVGEFNHEALANFTQIDFDREIAFVVVRKEQGVPAIIGVSRALINPENTDAEFAILIRSDLKGVGLGRILMTKVIDYCRAKQTKQMSGMTMPTNRGMLTLAQKLGFELDISFEDGTADMVLPLL; encoded by the coding sequence ATGAATCATCTTGATCCCCTCCTTAAACCCCGTTCAATCGCTGTTGTTGGTGCTTCTCAACGAGAAACGCGCGCGGGATATATCGTCATGAACAATTTGTTGCACGGGGATTTTAAAGGTGCGGTGATGCCCGTTACGCCAAAATATGACTCGGTGGCAGGCGTACTCTCATACAAGAACATTTTGTCACTGCCTATCGTGCCTGACCTTGCGATTCTCTGTACCAATGCGACCCGTAATGTGGCCATTTTTGAAGAGCTGGCCGAGAAAGGCATAGCCTCTGTCATTGTGCTTTCTTCCGACATGCAGCAACAAAGCGATAATGGCGAAACGTATGATGCACGATGCCTAGCGATTGCTAAAAAACACAACATTCGGGTGCTTGGCTCCAATAGCTTGGGGATTATTGTCCCTTGGTTAAATTTGAATGCCTCTTTTTCTCCGGTAACTGCGCTGCCAGGTAAAATCGCCTTTGTTTCTCAGTCGGCTGCAGTGTGTACCACGATTCTCGATTGGGCGAACGACAAAGAGATTGGCTTCTCAGCGTTTATCTCGATAGGCAATGGCAGTGACATTGAATTCTCGGAACTCTTGGATTATCTGAGCACCGATTCTCACACCGAAGCGATATTGCTTTATGTCGATAGCATTACTGATGCGAGGCGCTTTATCTCTGCAGCGCGTGCAGCGTCACGCAACCGACGAATTCTAGTGCTCAAAGGCGGACGAACAGCGAAAGGCCGAGCAGCGGCCATGGCACATACTGGTGGTGCCGATACCTTAGACATTATCTATGACTCTGCGATCCGACGCAGCGGTATGTTGCGAGTTAAGAACTTACATGAACTGTTTGCTGCGGTAGAGACACTGACTCATTCAGTGCCCTTGCGTGGCGAGCGCTTGGCTATTGTTACCAATGGTGGCGGCCCTGCAATTATGGCCGTGGACACCCTATTTGACCGCGGCGGTAAGCTCGCAGAGTTATCTGAAGATACGCTCGATAAACTCAGTAAGGTTTTGCCATCGAGTTGGTCTCATAGCAACCCTATCGACATTGTTGGCGATGCCGGCGATCAACGCTATATCGACACCATAAACATCTTGCTCGATGGCGATGAAGCGGATGCCATTCTTATCATGCACAGCCCTTCTGCGGTCGCACATTCAGCCAAAACAGCAGAGCGAATTATTGAGGCGATTAAAAAGCATCCTCGCCACAAGCGCTTTAATATCTTAACGAATTGGTCTGGTGAGTTAACCGCAAGGCCAGCGAGAAAGCTGTTTACGGAAGCGGGTTTCCCAACCTATCGAACGCCTGAAAGTTCAGTGGTCGCATTCATGCACTTGGTCGAGTACAGACGCAACCAACGTCAGTTAATGGAAACGCCGACCACGGCAGAAAAAGTGCACATTGAAGACTTGGCAGATGCAAAAAATTGGATAGAACGTCAACTACTGGATAAAGAAACAGTTAGTCTTGATACCCATCAAAACAGTCAGTTTTTCAAGCACTTCAATCTTGATGTGTTGCCGACTTGGATTGCTTCCGACCCAAGTGAAGCGGTGCACATTGCTGAAACGATCGGTTACCCGGTCGCCGTAAAACTTCGCTCGCCAGACATTGCGCATAAGTCGGACGTTCAAGGTGTGATGCTCAATTTACGAAACAGTAGTGAAGTCGCGAATGCCGCTCAGGCAATTCTCGATCGCTCTCAATTGTCGTTCCCCACCGCTCATATCCATGGCTTGTTGATTCAAGGTATGGCTAAACTTGCAGGTGGCCAAGAACTGCGAGTTAAGGTTACAACGGACGAAACCTTTGGCCCTATCATTTTACTTGGCCAAGGTGGCTCTGAGTGGGATGAATCGATTGATGCCGCGGCTGCTTTCCCACCGCTTAACATGACACTGGCGCGTTACTTGATCATTAGGGCGATAAAAAGTGGCAAGATTCGCCTGCAAAAACTGCCTAACCCGATCGACATTGAAGGGCTCTCTGAGTTGCTGGTTCGTATATCGCAAATGGTAGTGGATTGCCCTGAAATACATGATTTGGATATCCACCCAGTACTAGCCAATGGTGACAAGTTCACGATATTAGATGCCGATATCATCTTGAAAGCGTACGAAGGCGATCCACAAGAACGTCTTGCGATTCGCCCTTATCCGGTCGAGCTTGAAGAGAATATCGTACTCAAGGACGGCACCGAAGTGTTGCTACGCCCTATTCTTCCTGAAGATGAACCGCTTCATGCTGACTTTATTAATCGCGTATCTAAAGAGGATCTGTATAAGCGTTTCTTTAGTGATGTTGGTGAATTCAATCATGAGGCGTTGGCGAACTTTACTCAGATTGATTTTGATAGAGAAATCGCGTTTGTGGTGGTTCGTAAGGAACAAGGTGTGCCTGCGATTATTGGTGTATCGAGAGCGCTAATTAACCCAGAGAACACCGATGCCGAGTTCGCGATTCTGATACGTTCCGATCTGAAAGGTGTCGGCTTAGGTCGTATTCTTATGACTAAGGTTATTGATTACTGCCGTGCGAAGCAGACTAAACAGATGTCGGGCATGACGATGCCAACGAATAGAGGGATGCTGACACTAGCTCAAAAGCTCGGCTTCGAGCTAGATATCAGTTTTGAAGATGGTACTGCAGATATGGTGTTACCGTTACTTTAA
- the yciH gene encoding stress response translation initiation inhibitor YciH, which yields MSLVYSTETGRIKPEEEKVQRPKGDGIVRIQKETKGRKGKGVSIVTGLDLDDAPLKLMAAELKKVCGCGGSVKDGNIEIQGDARDKLKAHLEKKGYKVKFAGG from the coding sequence ATGAGCCTAGTATATTCAACAGAAACAGGTCGCATTAAACCTGAAGAAGAGAAAGTCCAACGTCCTAAAGGCGATGGTATCGTTCGAATCCAAAAAGAAACCAAAGGCCGTAAAGGCAAAGGCGTTTCTATCGTAACGGGCTTAGACCTAGATGACGCACCATTAAAACTAATGGCAGCGGAACTCAAAAAAGTGTGTGGCTGCGGCGGCTCAGTAAAAGATGGCAACATCGAGATTCAAGGCGACGCTCGTGACAAGCTCAAAGCGCATCTTGAAAAGAAAGGCTACAAAGTTAAATTTGCTGGCGGTTAA
- a CDS encoding D-alanine--D-alanine ligase, whose translation MNTINILLLCGGGSSEHEVSLVSANYLFEQLNSVADFNVVRVEIKNEGWCLDSGELVYLDINNQTLRGDNLESKVDFIAPCIHGFPGETGDIQSLFEMAKIPYLGCGSEASNNSFNKITSKLWYDALGIPNTPYLFLSDNNDQAHSQATQAFENWGKVFVKAARQGSSVGCYQVNQVEDLSEAINKAFTFSDQVLVEKSVVPRELEVAAYEIDGELHISKPGEVIAPNGAFYSYEEKYSSDSHSITEVEANNLTDEQLELIADSARKVFTQMKLRHLSRIDFFLTQDNEIYLNEVNTFPGMTPISMFPKMVEHDGHKFSQFLENCVRTSIS comes from the coding sequence ATGAACACCATTAACATCCTTCTACTTTGTGGCGGTGGATCTTCAGAGCATGAAGTCTCTTTAGTTTCAGCCAATTACCTTTTTGAACAACTGAATAGCGTTGCAGATTTTAACGTTGTCAGAGTTGAAATTAAAAACGAAGGCTGGTGTCTTGATTCAGGTGAATTGGTTTATCTAGATATCAATAATCAAACCTTACGTGGCGACAACCTAGAGTCTAAAGTCGATTTCATTGCGCCTTGTATTCACGGCTTCCCGGGTGAAACAGGTGACATTCAATCATTATTTGAAATGGCTAAGATTCCGTACTTAGGTTGTGGTTCTGAAGCGAGCAACAACAGCTTCAACAAAATCACTTCAAAGCTTTGGTACGATGCACTTGGCATCCCAAACACGCCGTATTTGTTTTTATCAGACAACAACGACCAAGCTCATTCACAAGCGACTCAAGCTTTTGAAAATTGGGGTAAAGTGTTCGTGAAGGCGGCTCGTCAAGGTTCTTCTGTAGGTTGTTACCAAGTTAACCAAGTGGAAGACTTAAGCGAAGCGATCAATAAGGCGTTTACCTTCTCTGATCAAGTGCTGGTTGAGAAATCAGTTGTGCCTAGAGAGCTAGAAGTTGCCGCTTATGAAATCGATGGTGAGCTACACATCAGCAAACCGGGTGAGGTGATTGCACCTAATGGCGCATTTTACTCTTACGAAGAGAAATACAGCTCAGACAGCCACTCAATTACCGAAGTTGAAGCAAATAACTTAACAGATGAACAACTAGAGTTAATTGCAGACAGTGCTCGTAAAGTATTCACCCAAATGAAGCTTCGTCACTTGTCTCGTATCGATTTCTTCTTAACACAAGACAACGAGATCTACCTGAATGAAGTCAACACCTTCCCAGGTATGACACCAATTTCCATGTTCCCTAAAATGGTTGAACATGATGGCCACAAATTCAGCCAGTTCCTAGAGAACTGTGTGAGAACAAGCATTTCTTAG
- the galE gene encoding UDP-glucose 4-epimerase GalE, whose product MNVLVTGGMGYIGSHTSIQMINAGMTPVLFDSLYNSKPSVLERIEKVSGVRPNFIEGDVRDKALLTETMKQHNIEAVIHFAGLKAVGESVAKPLEYYDNNVNGTLVLVDAMRDAGVKTLVFSSSATVYGDPASVPITEDFPTSATNPYGRSKLMVEECLTDFQKANPDWSITLLRYFNPVGSHPSGELGEDPQGIPNNLMPFVSQVAVGRREFLSVFGSDYPTKDGTGVRDYIHVMDLSDGHIAALEKVGRKDGLHIYNLGTGNGSSVLDMVKAFEKASGKQVPYKLVDRRPGDIAECWADPAKAQKELGWNATRTLTEMTEDTWRWQSTNPNGFPG is encoded by the coding sequence ATGAATGTTTTAGTTACAGGTGGCATGGGTTACATCGGTAGCCATACAAGTATCCAGATGATCAACGCAGGAATGACACCTGTACTTTTTGATAGCTTGTATAACAGTAAACCAAGCGTTCTAGAGCGTATCGAAAAAGTATCTGGTGTTCGCCCTAATTTCATTGAAGGTGACGTTCGTGATAAAGCGCTTTTGACTGAAACCATGAAGCAACACAACATTGAAGCCGTTATTCATTTCGCTGGTCTAAAGGCGGTTGGTGAATCTGTGGCTAAGCCACTTGAATACTATGACAATAACGTGAACGGTACGTTAGTTCTTGTTGATGCAATGCGTGACGCTGGTGTGAAAACCTTAGTATTCAGCTCTTCAGCAACGGTCTACGGCGATCCTGCGAGTGTGCCTATCACAGAAGATTTTCCAACAAGCGCGACCAATCCTTACGGTCGTAGTAAGCTAATGGTTGAAGAGTGCTTAACCGATTTCCAAAAAGCCAATCCAGATTGGAGCATTACACTGCTGCGTTACTTTAACCCAGTAGGTTCACACCCAAGTGGTGAGCTAGGTGAAGACCCGCAAGGTATTCCAAATAACCTAATGCCATTTGTCTCTCAAGTAGCCGTGGGCCGCCGTGAATTCCTATCGGTATTTGGTAGCGATTATCCAACAAAAGATGGGACTGGTGTTCGTGATTACATTCACGTCATGGATCTGTCTGATGGCCATATTGCAGCGCTTGAGAAAGTAGGGCGTAAAGACGGTCTTCATATCTACAACCTTGGCACTGGTAACGGTTCGAGTGTATTAGATATGGTTAAAGCGTTCGAGAAAGCGAGCGGTAAACAAGTCCCTTATAAACTGGTCGATCGTCGCCCTGGTGATATCGCAGAATGTTGGGCAGACCCTGCTAAAGCTCAGAAAGAGCTGGGCTGGAATGCGACGCGTACATTGACTGAAATGACGGAAGATACATGGCGCTGGCAGTCAACGAACCCTAATGGTTTCCCTGGTTGA
- a CDS encoding TonB-dependent hemoglobin/transferrin/lactoferrin family receptor, with product MYKQSLLSASIVLALSSTSAFADDYALFDEVVVSSTRTNQQLEDVAASVTVINDKDIEKNMVTDVNDLFKYTPGVTVTTNSRQGIQGINIRGMEGNRVKVIVDGVSQTSQFTPSGTQSYNFINSSRVDIDTDMLKSVEIVKGAASSLYGSDAIGGIAAFETKDPSDFLKGKDFGGHAKFNYSSSDNTFSESVALANRIGDLETLVAYTRRDGEQTENFGTPNEQDTQNNNLLVKLQYQLNEQHRLEFSGNFIENSGDTDLNSSSYTGYTGEDSTSQQQIGIKHIWDANLAFADTVTWQADWLSKEENGVTNRTSKGGSMFLPPAGNVQKKDYIYEDKGYQLDVQFDKFFMTGNVENYFIYGASYSDKDIKNVNNEYNSISADQVIFYIPSASERKYGFFAQNEMTIGNWMITPGVRFDGFETDPGDTSQNPSGNPEEAYAKYSDSAVTGRLGTTYTLNDENKIFGQISQGFRAPDFQELYYSFGNPAHGYVNAPNPDLEAEESISYELGWRHNTNYSSSEIAIFYSDYDNFIDTQPVSGSGSPMDPTVYKNINIDEAVIKGIEASNTLSWNSFMPVQGVSTRVAATYTEGEDGEGNPLNSVNPWNAVVGFNYDAPSALWGTSLNISYTAGKKSSDINSAGLKDEILPTDSATVVDLTAYYLPMKDLTLRAGLFNVTDEEYYSWNDVRGFSQEDKDYTQAGRNWSVTAKYEF from the coding sequence ATGTATAAGCAATCCCTACTCTCTGCTTCAATCGTTTTAGCGCTTTCATCAACATCAGCCTTTGCTGACGATTATGCCCTATTTGATGAGGTTGTTGTATCTTCGACTCGTACTAATCAACAACTTGAAGATGTTGCTGCATCGGTAACTGTGATTAACGATAAAGATATCGAAAAAAACATGGTAACGGATGTAAACGATTTATTTAAGTACACACCAGGTGTCACCGTCACTACGAATTCTCGTCAGGGGATTCAAGGTATTAATATTCGTGGTATGGAAGGTAACCGAGTAAAGGTTATCGTTGATGGAGTATCACAAACTAGCCAATTTACCCCGAGTGGTACTCAGTCATATAACTTCATCAACTCTTCGCGCGTTGATATTGATACGGACATGTTGAAGTCTGTAGAGATAGTTAAAGGTGCGGCTTCTTCTCTTTACGGTTCAGACGCTATTGGTGGTATTGCTGCGTTTGAAACAAAAGACCCAAGTGACTTTTTAAAAGGCAAAGATTTCGGGGGGCACGCGAAGTTCAACTACTCTTCATCTGATAACACATTTAGCGAATCTGTTGCCTTAGCGAATCGTATTGGAGATCTTGAAACGCTAGTTGCTTATACTCGCAGGGATGGTGAGCAAACTGAAAACTTCGGTACACCTAATGAGCAAGACACTCAAAACAACAACTTACTGGTTAAGCTTCAATATCAATTAAATGAACAACATCGTTTAGAATTCTCAGGTAATTTTATCGAGAATTCAGGTGATACCGATTTAAATAGCTCAAGCTACACCGGTTACACTGGCGAAGATTCGACTAGTCAACAACAAATTGGTATCAAACATATTTGGGATGCTAACTTAGCGTTTGCCGACACCGTGACTTGGCAAGCTGACTGGTTGAGCAAAGAAGAAAATGGCGTAACTAATCGTACATCTAAGGGTGGTAGTATGTTCTTACCGCCAGCTGGCAACGTTCAGAAAAAGGACTATATCTACGAAGATAAAGGTTACCAGCTTGATGTGCAATTCGATAAGTTCTTCATGACAGGTAATGTAGAAAATTACTTTATCTATGGTGCTTCATATTCGGACAAAGATATTAAAAACGTTAATAACGAATATAACTCAATCAGTGCAGACCAAGTTATCTTCTATATTCCTTCAGCATCAGAAAGAAAGTATGGATTTTTTGCACAAAATGAAATGACGATCGGAAATTGGATGATTACTCCGGGGGTTCGTTTTGACGGCTTTGAAACGGATCCTGGTGATACAAGCCAAAACCCAAGTGGAAACCCTGAAGAAGCTTATGCAAAATATTCAGACTCAGCTGTAACTGGACGCTTAGGTACAACTTACACGCTTAATGACGAAAATAAGATCTTCGGTCAAATTAGCCAAGGATTCAGAGCTCCTGATTTCCAAGAGCTTTACTATTCATTTGGTAATCCAGCTCACGGTTATGTTAATGCCCCTAACCCAGATTTAGAAGCTGAAGAAAGTATTTCATACGAGCTAGGTTGGCGCCACAACACAAATTATTCATCAAGTGAAATCGCTATCTTCTACAGCGACTATGATAACTTTATTGATACTCAGCCTGTTAGTGGTTCTGGCTCTCCTATGGATCCGACAGTCTATAAGAATATCAACATTGATGAAGCAGTAATCAAAGGTATCGAGGCTTCAAACACGTTGTCTTGGAATAGCTTCATGCCGGTACAAGGTGTGAGTACCCGTGTTGCAGCTACGTACACAGAAGGTGAAGACGGTGAAGGTAACCCTCTTAACAGTGTGAATCCTTGGAATGCTGTAGTTGGATTTAACTATGATGCTCCTTCAGCGTTATGGGGTACATCACTTAACATTAGTTATACAGCTGGCAAGAAGTCTAGTGATATAAATAGCGCGGGTCTTAAAGACGAAATTCTACCGACTGATTCTGCAACAGTAGTTGACCTAACTGCATACTACTTGCCGATGAAGGACCTTACGCTTAGAGCTGGTCTTTTCAACGTTACGGATGAAGAGTACTATTCATGGAATGATGTTCGTGGATTCTCACAAGAAGATAAAGATTACACGCAAGCTGGTCGTAACTGGTCAGTCACCGCTAAATACGAATTCTAA
- a CDS encoding DUF3319 domain-containing protein, translating to MANSIYRSVHLQSMDANNTIWRAKLKNNVIQGNLAAVKKSIDWWIDTASIIDPKEFTALNKSRGTGGLTENFNGYQIKNDTGEPNAWYCMFNGRLIKGGKIAIQRHIEAYLLAKQKAEQQKK from the coding sequence ATGGCTAATTCAATTTACCGTAGCGTCCATCTGCAATCGATGGATGCGAATAACACCATTTGGCGTGCTAAGTTAAAAAACAATGTTATTCAGGGCAACCTAGCTGCCGTGAAGAAGAGTATTGATTGGTGGATTGACACGGCGTCTATTATTGACCCTAAAGAGTTCACTGCATTAAATAAGTCGAGAGGAACTGGTGGCCTAACTGAAAACTTCAACGGCTATCAGATCAAAAATGACACCGGTGAGCCTAACGCGTGGTATTGCATGTTTAACGGGCGTCTTATCAAAGGCGGCAAGATTGCAATCCAACGTCATATAGAAGCTTACTTACTCGCAAAACAAAAAGCAGAGCAACAAAAGAAGTAA